In the Methylophilus sp. 5 genome, one interval contains:
- a CDS encoding type II toxin-antitoxin system VapC family toxin, with the protein MLDTNICIALIKQKPAGVIKKFNDFQVGDICISSVTLAELRYGVAKSQFQERNQAALDDFILPLEIAVFDESAANYYGVLRASLERKGTPIGAMDLMIGAHALSQNLTVVTNNVREFNRIPNLVVVDWFND; encoded by the coding sequence ATGCTGGATACCAATATCTGCATTGCTTTGATTAAGCAAAAACCTGCCGGAGTAATTAAAAAATTTAATGATTTTCAAGTTGGTGATATTTGTATTTCGAGTGTCACCTTGGCCGAGTTACGCTATGGTGTTGCTAAAAGTCAGTTTCAGGAAAGAAATCAGGCTGCTTTGGATGACTTTATTTTACCTTTAGAAATTGCGGTATTTGATGAGTCTGCGGCAAACTATTATGGTGTTTTACGCGCAAGCCTCGAAAGAAAAGGCACGCCCATCGGGGCGATGGATTTGATGATTGGTGCGCATGCGCTAAGTCAAAACCTTACTGTAGTTACTAATAATGTCAGGGAGTTTAATCGCATCCCTAATTTGGTTGTTGTTGACTGGTTTAATGATTAA
- a CDS encoding AbrB/MazE/SpoVT family DNA-binding domain-containing protein, which yields MKTAKLFQNGQSQAVRLPKEFRFEGDEVIIKRSGNAVILLPANQSWDVLLNSLDKFSDDFMDDRAQPVPQAREDLF from the coding sequence ATGAAAACTGCCAAGTTATTTCAAAACGGTCAAAGCCAAGCGGTTCGATTGCCCAAAGAGTTTCGTTTTGAGGGTGATGAAGTCATTATCAAGCGTTCAGGGAATGCCGTGATTTTGTTACCTGCTAACCAGTCGTGGGATGTGTTATTGAACAGCCTGGATAAGTTTAGTGACGACTTTATGGACGATCGTGCGCAACCAGTGCCACAAGCGCGTGAGGACCTGTTTTAA